One Panicum virgatum strain AP13 chromosome 3N, P.virgatum_v5, whole genome shotgun sequence DNA segment encodes these proteins:
- the LOC120664731 gene encoding phytochrome-associated serine/threonine-protein phosphatase 3-like isoform X2: MDLDLWIAAVKEGQHLAEHELQSLCEYVKEILIEESNVQPVNSPVTVCGDIHGQFHDLMKLFATGGHVPDTNYIFMGDFVDRGFNSLEVFTILLLLKARYPAHITLVRGNHESRQLTQVYGFYDECQRKYGNANAWRYCTDVFDYLTLSAIINGTVLCVHGGLSPDVRTVDQIRVIDHNCEIPHEGPFCDLMWSDPEEIDTWAVSPRGAGWLFGTRVTQEFNHINKIELVCRAHQLVQEGLKYMFDKGLVTVWSAPNYCYRCGNVASILSFSENMAVHFIPIHAPALNPFFVICFFSWYLDGQLRIEDVLLALETFK; encoded by the exons ATGGATTTGGATCTGTGGATCGCGGCGGTCAAGGAGGGGCAGCACCTCGCCGAACACGAGCTTCAGTCCCTCTGCGAATAC GTGAAGGAGATTCTCATCGAGGAGTCGAATGTGCAGCCTGTCAACAGCCCTGTGACAGTGTGTGGTGACATCCACGGCCAGTTTCATGACCTGATGAAACTTTTTGCGACTGGAGGGCATGTCCCCGATACGAATTATATATTTATG GGTGACTTTGTGGATCGCGGATTCAACAGCCTAGAGGTCTTCACAATCCTTTTGCTCCTAAAAGCAAG GTACCCTGCCCACATAACCCTTGTACGTGGGAATCATGAAAGCAGGCAGTTGACACAG GTGTATGGTTTTTATGATGAGTGTCAGAGGAAGTATGGAAATGCCAATGCATGGCGATATTGTACTGATGTTTTTGATTACCTTACTCTTTCAGCAATCATCAATGGCACG GTCCTTTGTGTTCATGGTGGCCTTTCACCTGATGTACGGACTGTTGATCAG ATACGAGTCATCGATCACAATTGTGAAATTCCCCACGAAGGGCCTTTCTGTGATCTGATGTGGAGTGACCCGGAAGAGATAGATACATGGGCAGTTAGTCCCCGTGGAGCAGGTTGGCTTTTTGGAACAAGGGTGACTCAAGAG TTCAACCATATTAATAAGATTGAGTTAGTTTGCCGGGCCCATCAACTGGTCCAGGAAGGCCTAAAGTACATGTTTGATAAAGGCCTTGTAACT GTGTGGTCTGCGCCTAATTATTGCTACAGATGTGGCAATGTTGCTTCTATACTAAGCTTCAGTGAGAATATGGCAGTTCACTTCATCCCCATTCATGCACCAGCTCTTAATCCCTTTTTTGTTATCTGTTTTTTCTCCTGGTATTTGGATGGCCAACTTCGAATTGAGGATGTTTTACTTGCATTAGAAACATTCAAGTAA
- the LOC120664731 gene encoding phytochrome-associated serine/threonine-protein phosphatase 3-like isoform X4 has protein sequence MDLDLWIAAVKEGQHLAEHELQSLCEYVKEILIEESNVQPVNSPVTVCGDIHGQFHDLMKLFATGGHVPDTNYIFMGDFVDRGFNSLEVFTILLLLKARYPAHITLVRGNHESRQLTQVYGFYDECQRKYGNANAWRYCTDVFDYLTLSAIINGTVLCVHGGLSPDVRTVDQIRVIDHNCEIPHEGPFCDLMWSDPEEIDTWAVSPRGAGWLFGTRVTQEFNHINKIELVCRAHQLVQEGLKYMFDKGLVTVWSAPNYCYRCGNVASILSFSENMEREVKFFTETEENNQMRGPRSAVPYFL, from the exons ATGGATTTGGATCTGTGGATCGCGGCGGTCAAGGAGGGGCAGCACCTCGCCGAACACGAGCTTCAGTCCCTCTGCGAATAC GTGAAGGAGATTCTCATCGAGGAGTCGAATGTGCAGCCTGTCAACAGCCCTGTGACAGTGTGTGGTGACATCCACGGCCAGTTTCATGACCTGATGAAACTTTTTGCGACTGGAGGGCATGTCCCCGATACGAATTATATATTTATG GGTGACTTTGTGGATCGCGGATTCAACAGCCTAGAGGTCTTCACAATCCTTTTGCTCCTAAAAGCAAG GTACCCTGCCCACATAACCCTTGTACGTGGGAATCATGAAAGCAGGCAGTTGACACAG GTGTATGGTTTTTATGATGAGTGTCAGAGGAAGTATGGAAATGCCAATGCATGGCGATATTGTACTGATGTTTTTGATTACCTTACTCTTTCAGCAATCATCAATGGCACG GTCCTTTGTGTTCATGGTGGCCTTTCACCTGATGTACGGACTGTTGATCAG ATACGAGTCATCGATCACAATTGTGAAATTCCCCACGAAGGGCCTTTCTGTGATCTGATGTGGAGTGACCCGGAAGAGATAGATACATGGGCAGTTAGTCCCCGTGGAGCAGGTTGGCTTTTTGGAACAAGGGTGACTCAAGAG TTCAACCATATTAATAAGATTGAGTTAGTTTGCCGGGCCCATCAACTGGTCCAGGAAGGCCTAAAGTACATGTTTGATAAAGGCCTTGTAACT GTGTGGTCTGCGCCTAATTATTGCTACAGATGTGGCAATGTTGCTTCTATACTAAGCTTCAGTGAGAATATG GAAAGGGAGGTCAAGTTCTTCACAGAGACAGAGGAAAACAACCAGATGCGAGGGCCAAGGAGTGCAGTCCCATATTTTCTTTAA
- the LOC120664733 gene encoding protein PLASTID MOVEMENT IMPAIRED 2-like: MASELERQLEQANAKAQSHRSPLQGTRAGSSGSSRRKKGAVDVDTPGADQAQDRSNSLYVEVMHELDIVKRELRKLQREVKAAREAKAGAERDAETPTPRALSSGSRPVDRVNREAGEENEDRGIAAGLAETGGSREDGQAQDTWTRAQSPPRDTSRASDPEERFATASSSDVGLEPADMAMVPATEAADHVENGESALTVTRHGEDDDRSSLQAAAEAELTSARVELESIKEEGIRLTNSTERTRRETARVAEEIDRLTEQEKRASAQVQQLNARLLRARARLDAATAADERAEAMLSKLSAALRQLGEETEAAEKERELTELENRCVREDAETVGAEIAAAEQRVREAVKELEAARASEAAATAKLRAVAGSPTRARAAATSPRSGNVTIPRFEYEYLTGRAEVVRAAADKKVAAAEAWVEALRAGEKEVVMRAEAIERELGEMQ, translated from the coding sequence ATGGCTAGCGAGCTGGAGCGGCAGCTCGAGCAGGCCAACGCCAAGGCGCAGTCTCACCGGTCGCCGCTCCAAGGAACGCGCGCCGGCAGCAGTGGTAGCAGCAGAAGGAAGAAGGGGGCCGTCGACGTCGACACACCCGGCGCCGATCAGGCCCAGGATCGGAGCAACTCGCTGTACGTCGAGGTGATGCACGAGCTGGACATCGTCAAGAGGGAACTCCGGAAGCTGCAGCGCGAGGTgaaggcggcgagggaggccaaGGCCGGGGCCGAGAGGGACGCGGAGACGCCGACGCCCAGGGCGTTGAGCTCCGGTTCGCGTCCCGTCGACCGCGTGAACCGAGAGGCCGGCGAGGAAAACGAGGACCGCGGCATAGCTGCTGGGCTGGCCGAAACCGGCGGGTCCCGCGAGGACGGGCAGGCGCAGGACACGTGGACGCGCGCTCAGAGCCCGCCGAGAGACACTAGCCGCGCGAGTGACCCGGAAGAGAGGTTCGCCACGGCGAGCAGCTCCGACGTGGGGCTCGAGCCCGCGGACATGGCGATGGTGCcagcgacggaggcggcggaccACGTCGAGAACGGCGAGTCCGCGCTGACGGTCACGCGACACGGGGAAGACGACGATCGCTCGTCCCTGCAGGCTGCGGCGGAAGCCGAGCTGACCTCGGCGAGGGTAGAGCTGGAGTCCATCAAAGAAGAGGGCATCCGGCTCACGAACTCCACGGAACGCACGCGCAGGGAGACGGCGCGGGTCGCCGAGGAGATCGACCGGCTCACGGAGCAGGAGAAGAGAGCCAGCGCGCAGGTGCAGCAGCTGAACGCCAGGCTGCTCAGGGCCCGGGCCCGGCTggacgccgccacggccgctgACGAGAGGGCCGAGGCGATGCTCTCCAAGCTGTCGGCCGCGCTGCGGCAGCTGGGCGAGGAGACCGAGGCGGCGGAGAAGGAGAGGGAGCTGACGGAGCTGGAGAACCGGTGCGTCCGAGAAGACGCGGAGACCGTCGGCGCCGAGATCGCCGCGGCCGAGCAGAGGGTCCGGGAGGCGGTCAAGGAGCTCGAGGCGGCGAGGGCGTCAgaggccgcggcgacggcgaagcTCAGGGCCGTCGCCGGCAGCCCGACGCGGGCCAGGGCGGCCGCGACGTCGCCGAGGTCCGGGAACGTGACGATCCCCAGGTTCGAGTACGAGTACCTGACCGGTCGCGCCGAGGTCGTCCGCGCGGCCGCCGACAAGAaggtggccgcggcggaggcgtgGGTGGAGGCGCTGCGCGCCGGCGAGAAAGAGGTGGTGATGCGGGCCGAGGCGATCGAGAGGGAGCTCGGAGAAATGCAATGA
- the LOC120664731 gene encoding phytochrome-associated serine/threonine-protein phosphatase 3-like isoform X3, which produces MDLDLWIAAVKEGQHLAEHELQSLCEYVKEILIEESNVQPVNSPVTVCGDIHGQFHDLMKLFATGGHVPDTNYIFMGDFVDRGFNSLEVFTILLLLKARYPAHITLVRGNHESRQLTQVILSVYGFYDECQRKYGNANAWRYCTDVFDYLTLSAIINGTVLCVHGGLSPDVRTVDQIRVIDHNCEIPHEGPFCDLMWSDPEEIDTWAVSPRGAGWLFGTRVTQEFNHINKIELVCRAHQLVQEGLKYMFDKGLVTVWSAPNYCYRCGNVASILSFSENMEREVKFFTETEENNQMRGPRSAVPYFL; this is translated from the exons ATGGATTTGGATCTGTGGATCGCGGCGGTCAAGGAGGGGCAGCACCTCGCCGAACACGAGCTTCAGTCCCTCTGCGAATAC GTGAAGGAGATTCTCATCGAGGAGTCGAATGTGCAGCCTGTCAACAGCCCTGTGACAGTGTGTGGTGACATCCACGGCCAGTTTCATGACCTGATGAAACTTTTTGCGACTGGAGGGCATGTCCCCGATACGAATTATATATTTATG GGTGACTTTGTGGATCGCGGATTCAACAGCCTAGAGGTCTTCACAATCCTTTTGCTCCTAAAAGCAAG GTACCCTGCCCACATAACCCTTGTACGTGGGAATCATGAAAGCAGGCAGTTGACACAGGTAATTCTGTCT GTGTATGGTTTTTATGATGAGTGTCAGAGGAAGTATGGAAATGCCAATGCATGGCGATATTGTACTGATGTTTTTGATTACCTTACTCTTTCAGCAATCATCAATGGCACG GTCCTTTGTGTTCATGGTGGCCTTTCACCTGATGTACGGACTGTTGATCAG ATACGAGTCATCGATCACAATTGTGAAATTCCCCACGAAGGGCCTTTCTGTGATCTGATGTGGAGTGACCCGGAAGAGATAGATACATGGGCAGTTAGTCCCCGTGGAGCAGGTTGGCTTTTTGGAACAAGGGTGACTCAAGAG TTCAACCATATTAATAAGATTGAGTTAGTTTGCCGGGCCCATCAACTGGTCCAGGAAGGCCTAAAGTACATGTTTGATAAAGGCCTTGTAACT GTGTGGTCTGCGCCTAATTATTGCTACAGATGTGGCAATGTTGCTTCTATACTAAGCTTCAGTGAGAATATG GAAAGGGAGGTCAAGTTCTTCACAGAGACAGAGGAAAACAACCAGATGCGAGGGCCAAGGAGTGCAGTCCCATATTTTCTTTAA
- the LOC120664731 gene encoding phytochrome-associated serine/threonine-protein phosphatase 3-like isoform X5, with protein MTIADTNRSQPGIPELFSPRRRGNFIFTTYPNLLQQSTEPQSILHYSIAGGSNWRLGAGNFSRLGLMDLDLWIAAVKEGQHLAEHELQSLCEYVKEILIEESNVQPVNSPVTVCGDIHGQFHDLMKLFATGGHVPDTNYIFMGDFVDRGFNSLEVFTILLLLKARYPAHITLVRGNHESRQLTQVILSVYGFYDECQRKYGNANAWRYCTDVFDYLTLSAIINGTVLCVHGGLSPDVRTVDQKNVQATHAAIRNMENASLVELKDTSH; from the exons ATGACTATAGCTGACACAAATCGCAGCCAGCCCGGAATTCCGGAACTGTTCTCTCCACGCCGTCGTGGTAATTTCATCTTCACCACCTACCCCAATCTACTACAGCAATCCACGGAGCCCCAATCCATACTACACTACTCCATAGCGGGAGGCTCGAATTGGCGGCTCGGCGCTGGGAATTTCAGCCGCCTAGGCTTGATGGATTTGGATCTGTGGATCGCGGCGGTCAAGGAGGGGCAGCACCTCGCCGAACACGAGCTTCAGTCCCTCTGCGAATAC GTGAAGGAGATTCTCATCGAGGAGTCGAATGTGCAGCCTGTCAACAGCCCTGTGACAGTGTGTGGTGACATCCACGGCCAGTTTCATGACCTGATGAAACTTTTTGCGACTGGAGGGCATGTCCCCGATACGAATTATATATTTATG GGTGACTTTGTGGATCGCGGATTCAACAGCCTAGAGGTCTTCACAATCCTTTTGCTCCTAAAAGCAAG GTACCCTGCCCACATAACCCTTGTACGTGGGAATCATGAAAGCAGGCAGTTGACACAGGTAATTCTGTCT GTGTATGGTTTTTATGATGAGTGTCAGAGGAAGTATGGAAATGCCAATGCATGGCGATATTGTACTGATGTTTTTGATTACCTTACTCTTTCAGCAATCATCAATGGCACG GTCCTTTGTGTTCATGGTGGCCTTTCACCTGATGTACGGACTGTTGATCAG AAAAATGTGCAAGCCACCCATGCTGCCATACGTAATATGGAAAATGCTAGTTTAGTGGAGCTGAAGGATACGAGTCATTAA
- the LOC120664731 gene encoding phytochrome-associated serine/threonine-protein phosphatase 3-like isoform X1: MDLDLWIAAVKEGQHLAEHELQSLCEYVKEILIEESNVQPVNSPVTVCGDIHGQFHDLMKLFATGGHVPDTNYIFMGDFVDRGFNSLEVFTILLLLKARYPAHITLVRGNHESRQLTQVILSVYGFYDECQRKYGNANAWRYCTDVFDYLTLSAIINGTVLCVHGGLSPDVRTVDQIRVIDHNCEIPHEGPFCDLMWSDPEEIDTWAVSPRGAGWLFGTRVTQEFNHINKIELVCRAHQLVQEGLKYMFDKGLVTVWSAPNYCYRCGNVASILSFSENMAVHFIPIHAPALNPFFVICFFSWYLDGQLRIEDVLLALETFK; the protein is encoded by the exons ATGGATTTGGATCTGTGGATCGCGGCGGTCAAGGAGGGGCAGCACCTCGCCGAACACGAGCTTCAGTCCCTCTGCGAATAC GTGAAGGAGATTCTCATCGAGGAGTCGAATGTGCAGCCTGTCAACAGCCCTGTGACAGTGTGTGGTGACATCCACGGCCAGTTTCATGACCTGATGAAACTTTTTGCGACTGGAGGGCATGTCCCCGATACGAATTATATATTTATG GGTGACTTTGTGGATCGCGGATTCAACAGCCTAGAGGTCTTCACAATCCTTTTGCTCCTAAAAGCAAG GTACCCTGCCCACATAACCCTTGTACGTGGGAATCATGAAAGCAGGCAGTTGACACAGGTAATTCTGTCT GTGTATGGTTTTTATGATGAGTGTCAGAGGAAGTATGGAAATGCCAATGCATGGCGATATTGTACTGATGTTTTTGATTACCTTACTCTTTCAGCAATCATCAATGGCACG GTCCTTTGTGTTCATGGTGGCCTTTCACCTGATGTACGGACTGTTGATCAG ATACGAGTCATCGATCACAATTGTGAAATTCCCCACGAAGGGCCTTTCTGTGATCTGATGTGGAGTGACCCGGAAGAGATAGATACATGGGCAGTTAGTCCCCGTGGAGCAGGTTGGCTTTTTGGAACAAGGGTGACTCAAGAG TTCAACCATATTAATAAGATTGAGTTAGTTTGCCGGGCCCATCAACTGGTCCAGGAAGGCCTAAAGTACATGTTTGATAAAGGCCTTGTAACT GTGTGGTCTGCGCCTAATTATTGCTACAGATGTGGCAATGTTGCTTCTATACTAAGCTTCAGTGAGAATATGGCAGTTCACTTCATCCCCATTCATGCACCAGCTCTTAATCCCTTTTTTGTTATCTGTTTTTTCTCCTGGTATTTGGATGGCCAACTTCGAATTGAGGATGTTTTACTTGCATTAGAAACATTCAAGTAA